The following coding sequences lie in one Carassius gibelio isolate Cgi1373 ecotype wild population from Czech Republic chromosome A17, carGib1.2-hapl.c, whole genome shotgun sequence genomic window:
- the LOC127933273 gene encoding mRNA decay activator protein ZFP36L1, translating into MTTAVVSPFFDFSEVINNKNKMLNYNNNILSTPHPVSVPCTGPSLPISNPTGCLLDRKAVGTPSTIGVYQRRHSVTSANTKLNQNQFLNFANADPSFLCSETGTTGSSNKENRLRDRSFSETGDRLLQKCSGPGGPNGQVNSSRYKTELCRPFEENGACKYGDKCQFAHGIHELRSLSRHPKYKTELCRTFHTIGFCPYGPRCHFIHNAEERRGPPPTSSPLSSSNKMERPRLQHSYSFAGFPSSGGLRDSPCSVTPPPIFSPDDLPEWPSSNPFTYSSQELANLFSPSLGNAPLSCSDPSTQAPSSPTTPYYFRAMSESPQLYESPSSQPDSLSDQEGYQSSSSGSLSGSESPTLDTTRRLPIFSRLSISDD; encoded by the exons ATGACCACAGCCGTGGTGTCGCCTTTCTTCGACTTTAGCGAAGTGATCAACAACAAG AACAAAATGCTGAACTACAATAATAACATCCTCAGTACTCCACACCCTGTCTCTGTCCCTTGCACGGGGCCAAGTCTGCCCATCTCCAACCCCACTGGGTGCCTGCTGGACAGGAAGGCTGTGGGGACACCCTCAACTATTGGGGTTTACCAGCGCCGGCACTCTGTCACTTCGGCTAACACCAAACTCAACCAAAACCAGTTCTTGAACTTTGCTAACGCAGATCCATCCTTTCTCTGCTCGGAGACTGGAACGACCGGCAGCAGCAACAAAGAGAACCGACTTCGAGACCGCTCTTTCTCGGAGACGGGGGATCGCCTGCTACAGAAGTGTTCGGGCCCTGGCGGCCCCAACGGCCAGGTCAACTCGAGCCGTTACAAGACAGAGCTATGCAGGCCATTCGAGGAGAATGGCGCCTGCAAGTACGGAGACAAGTGCCAGTTTGCCCATGGCATTCATGAGTTGCGCAGCCTAAGCCGCCATCCTAAGTACAAGACAGAGCTCTGCCGCACATTCCACACCATTGGCTTCTGCCCCTATGGCCCACGCTGCCACTTCATCCACAATGCTGAAGAGCGTCGTGGACCTCCTCCAACCTCATCTCCCCTTTCATCCTCCAATAAAATGGAGAGGCCGCGGCTGCAACACAGCTACAGCTTTGCAGGGTTCCCCAGCTCTGGAGGCTTGAGGGACAGCCCCTGCTCCGTCACCCCTCCACCTATATTTTCCCCAGACGATCTGCCCGAGTGGCCTAGCAGTAATCCCTTTACATATTCCAGCCAGGAGCTGGCAAACCTCTTCAGCCCCAGTCTGGGCAATGCACCTTTATCCTGCTCCGACCCTTCCACCCAGGCCCCATCTTCCCCAACGACCCCTTACTACTTCAGGGCCATGTCCGAGTCTCCCCAACTCTACGAGTCTCCATCCAGTCAGCCAGACTCGCTTTCTGACCAAGAGGGCTACCAGAGCAGCTCAAGCGGAAGTCTGAGCGGCTCCGAATCTCCCACCCTGGACACCACCCGCCGACTGCCCATCTTCAGCAGGCTTTCCATCTCTGATGACTAA